Proteins co-encoded in one Cytophaga hutchinsonii ATCC 33406 genomic window:
- the lptB gene encoding LPS export ABC transporter ATP-binding protein, giving the protein MILGADNLIKKYKSRLVVNDVSVNVKQGEIVGLLGPNGAGKTTSFYMIVGLIKPNTGRVYLDDEDITDLPMYQRARKGLGYLAQEASVFRELSVEDNIGAVLEMTGMPKSQQKEKIESLMEEFSLTHVRKNLGKVLSGGERRRTEIARALAVDPKFVLLDEPFAGVDPIAVEEIQTIVARLKNKNIGILITDHNVNETLSITDRAYLLFEGKILRSGTAEELAEDETVRRVYLGQHFQFRRKVLI; this is encoded by the coding sequence ATGATACTTGGAGCTGACAATCTGATTAAAAAATATAAAAGCCGTTTGGTAGTAAACGACGTTTCTGTAAATGTAAAACAGGGTGAAATTGTTGGATTGCTCGGGCCAAATGGTGCCGGTAAAACAACAAGTTTTTATATGATCGTCGGGTTGATCAAACCGAATACAGGCAGAGTATATCTGGACGATGAAGACATAACAGACCTGCCGATGTATCAGCGCGCGCGAAAGGGCTTAGGTTATCTGGCACAGGAAGCATCGGTATTCAGAGAACTTAGTGTAGAAGATAATATTGGTGCTGTATTGGAAATGACCGGCATGCCTAAATCACAGCAAAAAGAAAAGATCGAATCACTGATGGAAGAATTCTCTTTGACACATGTGCGTAAAAATTTAGGGAAAGTATTATCCGGGGGGGAACGCAGAAGAACCGAAATTGCACGTGCCCTGGCCGTTGATCCGAAGTTTGTACTGCTGGATGAACCCTTTGCAGGCGTTGATCCTATTGCTGTAGAAGAAATTCAAACGATTGTTGCCCGACTGAAAAATAAAAACATCGGTATATTAATTACAGACCACAACGTAAACGAAACACTTTCCATTACAGACAGAGCCTATCTGTTGTTTGAAGGAAAAATTCTGCGTTCAGGAACAGCTGAAGAATTAGCCGAAGACGAAACCGTTCGTCGCGTATACTTAGGCCAGCATTTCCAATTCCGCAGAAAAGTGTTAATTTAA
- a CDS encoding ezrin/radixin/moesin family protein: MKNIFLPLALMVSISISSFAQMTKAEEKEWAHKIKSLTPASYKQLVEDKSALENQVNNLKQENDVLKAQVSDLNSKLKEAQASQEAKKVTSSGTTVPANEMAAKGVVYKVQIGAFKNKDLSKYFNNNKNFSGEVDADGTKKYTLGAFPSYWEADNFKKYLREMGVSDAWVVAYKDGKRIELKDALEGTL, encoded by the coding sequence ATGAAAAACATATTTTTACCACTGGCCCTGATGGTGAGCATTTCAATTTCTTCATTTGCACAAATGACTAAGGCAGAAGAAAAAGAATGGGCGCATAAAATTAAGTCCTTAACTCCGGCTTCATACAAGCAGCTTGTTGAAGATAAAAGTGCACTTGAAAACCAGGTAAATAATCTGAAGCAGGAAAACGATGTATTAAAAGCACAGGTATCCGATTTAAATTCAAAATTAAAAGAAGCACAAGCATCACAGGAAGCAAAAAAAGTCACTTCATCAGGTACTACAGTTCCTGCAAATGAAATGGCAGCAAAAGGTGTTGTATATAAAGTTCAGATCGGCGCATTTAAAAATAAAGACCTGAGCAAATACTTCAACAACAACAAAAACTTTAGCGGCGAAGTGGATGCAGATGGTACAAAAAAATATACACTGGGTGCATTTCCAAGCTATTGGGAAGCGGACAATTTTAAAAAATATTTACGCGAAATGGGTGTAAGTGATGCCTGGGTTGTTGCATACAAAGATGGTAAACGCATTGAATTGAAAGATGCATTAGAAGGCACATTATAA
- a CDS encoding FKBP-type peptidyl-prolyl cis-trans isomerase → MCREFSASANDTLTTASGIKYVLIQKGDGVHPNSHQLVSIMYCIKSPEGEIIDSNQMHDPFRFRVDNTHVIDGLNEIVKQMSIGESIYCIIPSELGHGEKGIKGDVAPNTTLSYYIQLLAIK, encoded by the coding sequence ATTTGCCGGGAGTTTTCAGCTTCTGCAAACGATACATTAACCACTGCAAGTGGAATTAAATATGTACTAATCCAAAAAGGTGATGGTGTTCACCCTAACTCCCATCAACTTGTAAGTATCATGTACTGCATAAAATCACCGGAGGGAGAAATTATTGACTCCAACCAAATGCATGATCCTTTCAGGTTCAGAGTCGATAACACTCATGTAATTGATGGTTTGAATGAAATCGTTAAACAAATGAGCATAGGAGAATCTATCTATTGCATTATTCCTTCTGAATTAGGTCATGGAGAAAAAGGTATTAAAGGAGATGTTGCTCCAAATACTACCTTGTCTTATTATATTCAATTGCTCGCGATCAAATAA
- a CDS encoding Abi family protein: MSKQTFNKAPLNFQNQIILLKNRGLKIVDEAKAVNYLQEISYYRLSAYFLPYQSTKDTFNKNTDFDQILSTYTFDRELRLLVFDCIERIEVAIRTQFIYTMALHYNDSHWQDNQIHFITPHYNKIGQLINPFADFQSIISKAKTARTPEVFIKHYIDNYHTPANPPSWMCLELLTIGELSHLYRGLKNNIDKKRIADFFDVHHTVFTSWLHTLTYIRNICAHHSRLWNRDLAIEPEKLLKPTGGWIDKPFENNKRVFYFLCVLKYMLQRANPGNSMKDKLQDLFNRYPNIPIKFLGIPSDGKGSLLNWQNQALWK, from the coding sequence ATGAGTAAGCAAACTTTTAACAAGGCACCTCTTAATTTTCAAAATCAAATTATTTTACTAAAAAACAGAGGCTTAAAAATAGTTGATGAAGCTAAAGCAGTAAATTATTTACAAGAGATCAGTTATTATCGTTTGAGTGCCTATTTTTTGCCGTATCAATCTACCAAGGATACGTTTAATAAAAATACAGATTTTGATCAAATACTAAGTACTTATACGTTTGATAGAGAACTACGCTTATTGGTTTTTGATTGTATTGAACGTATAGAAGTTGCTATAAGAACACAATTTATCTATACGATGGCATTACATTATAATGACAGCCATTGGCAGGATAACCAGATACACTTTATTACACCACATTATAATAAAATTGGCCAATTAATAAATCCATTTGCAGATTTTCAATCAATCATTTCAAAAGCAAAAACTGCGCGCACGCCTGAAGTATTTATTAAACATTATATTGACAATTATCATACACCGGCAAATCCTCCAAGCTGGATGTGTTTAGAATTGCTTACGATTGGTGAATTATCCCACCTTTATAGAGGATTAAAAAACAATATCGATAAAAAACGCATAGCAGATTTTTTTGATGTGCATCATACTGTTTTTACTTCATGGCTTCATACACTAACCTATATTAGAAATATTTGCGCACATCATAGTCGTTTATGGAATAGAGATTTAGCAATTGAACCGGAAAAGCTATTAAAGCCAACTGGTGGCTGGATCGATAAACCTTTTGAAAATAATAAACGCGTATTTTACTTTCTGTGTGTATTAAAATATATGTTACAAAGAGCAAATCCCGGGAATAGTATGAAAGATAAACTTCAAGATTTGTTTAACCGCTATCCAAATATTCCAATAAAATTTTTAGGTATTCCTTCTGATGGAAAAGGTAGCTTATTAAATTGGCAAAACCAGGCACTTTGGAAATGA
- a CDS encoding FKBP-type peptidyl-prolyl cis-trans isomerase — MIKKILTGMLCALCCIISLCASAADTLTTNSGIKYVRIKEGDGIHPKAGQTVKVIYSRKSSTGRVVETNEGGKPFKFQVDNHEVIPGWDEAVKLMSKGEKWYCIIPSELGYGKKGIEGVVAPNSTLYFLIEIVDIK; from the coding sequence ATGATAAAAAAAATTTTAACAGGCATGCTTTGTGCCCTCTGCTGCATTATAAGCCTATGTGCTTCAGCAGCAGACACCCTTACAACAAACAGTGGAATTAAATATGTCCGCATAAAAGAAGGTGATGGCATTCATCCAAAAGCCGGACAAACAGTAAAGGTAATTTACAGTAGAAAATCTTCAACAGGGCGTGTAGTTGAAACCAATGAAGGAGGAAAACCCTTTAAATTTCAAGTGGATAACCATGAAGTAATTCCCGGATGGGATGAAGCTGTAAAACTCATGAGCAAAGGAGAAAAATGGTACTGCATCATTCCTTCTGAACTTGGGTACGGTAAAAAAGGAATTGAAGGTGTTGTCGCTCCAAATTCAACCTTATACTTTTTAATTGAAATTGTTGATATTAAATAA
- the fumC gene encoding class II fumarate hydratase has protein sequence MSIRIEKDTMGLVEVPADKYWGAQTQRSIENFKIGDASTRMPIEIIHAFAILKKAAAQTNLELGILDKEKAGSIAEVCDEILAKKLDDQFPLVVWQTGSGTQSNMNVNEVIANRAHVLLGGNLLDETKKIHPNDDVNKSQSSNDTFPTAMHIAACLMLKKVTIPGIEQLQHTLRTKTEQFKDVVKIGRTHFMDATPLTLGQEFSGYAAQLSYALKAIHNASAHLSELALGGTAVGTGINAPKGYAERVAGHIAALTGFPFTSAPNKFEALATHDALVEMHGALKTSAVSLMKIANDIRMLASGPRSGIGEIHIPDNEPGSSIMPGKVNPTQVEALTMVCAQVMGNDVTLSVAGSMGQFELNVFKPVIIYNFLQSARLIGDACVSFNEKCAKGIEPNTATIERNVENSLMLVTALNPHIGYDKSAEIAKHAHKENTSLRQAALALGYVTNEQFDAWVNPKNMI, from the coding sequence ATGTCTATTCGAATTGAAAAAGATACCATGGGTTTGGTGGAAGTGCCGGCAGATAAATATTGGGGTGCACAAACCCAACGTTCCATAGAAAATTTTAAAATCGGTGATGCTTCAACGCGCATGCCGATCGAAATCATACACGCCTTCGCTATCTTAAAAAAGGCAGCTGCACAAACAAATCTCGAATTAGGGATTTTAGATAAAGAAAAAGCAGGCAGTATCGCAGAAGTCTGCGATGAAATTCTGGCAAAAAAACTGGATGATCAATTTCCGTTGGTTGTATGGCAAACAGGTTCGGGTACACAATCAAATATGAATGTGAATGAAGTGATTGCAAACCGTGCACATGTTTTGCTTGGCGGAAATTTACTGGATGAAACAAAAAAAATTCATCCAAATGATGATGTAAATAAATCGCAGTCATCAAACGACACGTTTCCCACGGCTATGCACATTGCCGCTTGCCTGATGTTAAAAAAAGTAACGATTCCAGGAATAGAGCAATTGCAGCATACGTTACGGACAAAAACAGAACAGTTTAAAGATGTTGTTAAAATAGGCCGTACGCATTTCATGGATGCAACGCCTTTGACATTGGGCCAGGAGTTTTCCGGATATGCTGCGCAATTAAGCTATGCATTAAAAGCAATTCACAATGCCTCGGCACATCTTTCAGAACTAGCGCTGGGTGGAACAGCTGTTGGTACGGGAATTAATGCACCCAAAGGATATGCGGAACGGGTTGCCGGGCACATTGCTGCGCTCACAGGTTTTCCGTTTACATCAGCACCCAATAAATTTGAAGCACTTGCTACACACGACGCATTGGTAGAAATGCACGGCGCGTTAAAAACGTCTGCAGTGAGTCTGATGAAAATTGCAAATGACATTCGCATGCTTGCATCCGGTCCCAGAAGCGGGATTGGAGAAATCCACATTCCGGATAATGAACCCGGATCTTCAATCATGCCGGGCAAGGTGAATCCTACACAGGTAGAAGCCTTGACGATGGTTTGCGCGCAGGTAATGGGAAATGATGTAACATTGTCCGTTGCAGGTTCTATGGGACAGTTTGAATTGAATGTGTTCAAACCGGTGATTATTTATAATTTTCTGCAATCTGCACGGCTGATCGGTGATGCATGTGTTTCATTTAATGAAAAATGTGCAAAAGGAATAGAGCCTAATACAGCCACCATTGAACGCAATGTAGAAAACTCGTTGATGCTGGTTACAGCCTTAAATCCGCATATTGGTTATGATAAGTCTGCAGAAATTGCAAAACATGCGCATAAAGAAAACACAAGTCTCCGGCAGGCTGCATTAGCATTAGGCTATGTTACCAACGAACAGTTTGATGCCTGGGTAAATCCTAAAAATATGATCTAG
- the corA gene encoding magnesium/cobalt transporter CorA, producing the protein MSRKHKNKARKPGLSPGELSGFDHSDENDIADIYLIRYDENEVVEGKIESVEDMIVPPADNNQVYWYNIDGVNNPNQLADIEKKYRLHPLLMEDVASAEQRPKLDDYDDCLFLTVKMIRHDDKTNEIFSEQVSFVIKPNLILSFQEKNKEGDVFNPNRERLRQNKGKMRRKGADYLLYSLLDTIVDHYFEIMEYVGDTLEVIEQEMLTNPEPVKLKELYKFRRDLIYLRKSVWPLREVIVKLERDECSMIGEDVKPFLRDVYDHTIQVIETVESTRDILSGIVDVYLSSVSNRMNSVMKVLTVISTIFMPLAFITGLYGMNFDNMPELHTQNGYYAVLVLCGTIALGMLIYFQRKKWL; encoded by the coding sequence ATGAGCCGTAAACATAAAAATAAAGCACGAAAACCAGGCCTTTCTCCGGGAGAGTTGAGCGGTTTCGATCATTCAGATGAAAATGATATTGCAGATATTTATCTCATACGGTATGATGAAAATGAAGTAGTCGAGGGAAAGATTGAATCGGTTGAAGATATGATTGTGCCACCTGCAGATAACAATCAGGTATACTGGTACAACATAGATGGTGTAAACAATCCCAATCAGCTGGCTGATATAGAAAAAAAATACAGACTGCACCCTTTGTTGATGGAAGATGTTGCCAGTGCAGAGCAGCGGCCAAAGCTGGATGATTACGACGATTGTCTTTTTCTTACTGTAAAGATGATCCGGCACGATGACAAAACAAATGAAATTTTTTCTGAACAGGTAAGCTTTGTTATTAAGCCAAATTTAATTTTATCGTTTCAGGAAAAAAATAAAGAGGGGGATGTCTTTAATCCCAATAGGGAAAGGCTGCGCCAGAACAAAGGTAAAATGCGAAGGAAGGGAGCAGATTATTTGCTGTACAGTTTGCTGGATACCATTGTTGATCATTACTTCGAGATTATGGAATATGTTGGCGACACACTTGAAGTTATTGAACAGGAAATGCTTACAAACCCGGAACCTGTTAAACTTAAAGAATTATATAAATTCAGGAGAGATCTGATTTACCTGCGAAAGTCTGTATGGCCGCTGCGTGAAGTGATAGTAAAGCTGGAGCGGGATGAATGTTCTATGATCGGCGAAGATGTAAAACCCTTTTTACGCGATGTATACGATCACACCATTCAAGTGATTGAAACTGTAGAATCTACACGCGATATTTTGTCCGGCATCGTAGATGTTTACTTATCTTCCGTAAGTAACCGCATGAATAGTGTAATGAAAGTATTGACAGTGATATCAACTATTTTTATGCCCTTAGCCTTCATTACAGGTTTATATGGAATGAATTTCGACAACATGCCTGAACTGCATACGCAAAATGGGTATTACGCTGTGCTCGTTTTATGTGGAACAATTGCGCTCGGGATGCTTATCTATTTTCAGCGTAAAAAATGGCTTTAA
- a CDS encoding DUF2130 domain-containing protein, protein MSSINQITCPNCGHNFHAEQALAKQIEAEVTVRVQKDADERKKQLDDAELKLRNLQKNLVAEKAQMEETMKANLLKEKNLIEQQLRKQLSEQINEQVSKDNATMMESMRADLEKKNKENQELKLKEVELMRAEQKLKDVEQEMKVSFEKQMLEQKKLMAEEIQKSADEQNQAKNREKDAQLEQLRRQIDEMKRKAEQGSMQLQGEAQELFLEELLKASFPFDLIEEVGKGVRGADIIQTVRNTQGRDCGSIIYEAKNTKAFSEGWIDKLKGDLRSQKASLAVLVTSVMPKEMTTFGIKDGIWICTFEQVRGLSHVLRDGLIRITEAKGAEENRGEKMQMLYSYLTGHEFRQQVEAIVEAFSSMQSALHKEKIAMQKMWKEREKQIDKVIESTTGMYGSIRGIAGSAVGEIKALELDSEDDLLLEE, encoded by the coding sequence ATGAGTTCCATCAACCAAATAACCTGCCCGAATTGCGGACACAACTTTCATGCTGAACAAGCATTAGCCAAACAGATTGAGGCAGAGGTAACTGTTCGTGTTCAAAAAGATGCAGACGAACGGAAAAAGCAGTTAGATGATGCTGAATTAAAACTTCGGAATCTTCAAAAAAATCTGGTCGCAGAAAAGGCACAGATGGAAGAAACAATGAAAGCCAATTTGCTTAAAGAAAAAAATCTTATTGAACAGCAGTTGCGCAAACAGTTAAGCGAGCAGATCAACGAACAGGTTTCTAAAGACAATGCTACAATGATGGAGAGTATGCGTGCTGATCTGGAAAAAAAGAATAAAGAAAACCAGGAATTAAAATTGAAAGAAGTAGAGTTGATGCGTGCAGAGCAAAAACTCAAGGATGTAGAGCAGGAAATGAAAGTATCTTTTGAAAAGCAGATGCTGGAGCAAAAGAAATTAATGGCAGAGGAAATTCAAAAATCTGCTGATGAACAAAACCAGGCAAAGAACAGAGAGAAGGACGCACAGCTTGAGCAACTGCGCAGACAGATAGATGAAATGAAACGTAAAGCGGAACAAGGCTCTATGCAGCTGCAGGGTGAAGCGCAGGAATTATTTTTAGAGGAACTGTTAAAGGCGAGCTTCCCGTTTGATCTGATTGAAGAAGTAGGAAAAGGTGTACGCGGTGCAGATATTATTCAAACAGTACGGAATACACAAGGCAGAGACTGCGGAAGCATTATCTACGAAGCAAAAAATACAAAAGCGTTTAGCGAAGGATGGATCGATAAATTGAAAGGAGATTTGCGCAGCCAGAAAGCTAGTTTAGCTGTATTGGTAACAAGTGTCATGCCGAAAGAAATGACAACGTTTGGTATTAAAGACGGCATCTGGATCTGTACGTTTGAGCAGGTACGCGGTTTGTCTCACGTCTTGCGTGATGGCTTGATCCGTATAACAGAAGCAAAGGGAGCCGAAGAAAACAGAGGAGAAAAAATGCAGATGCTGTATTCATACTTAACCGGTCACGAATTCCGTCAGCAGGTGGAAGCGATTGTAGAAGCTTTCTCCAGTATGCAATCTGCTTTACACAAAGAGAAAATTGCCATGCAGAAGATGTGGAAAGAACGCGAAAAACAGATCGACAAAGTAATTGAAAGTACTACCGGCATGTACGGCTCCATCAGAGGTATTGCAGGTAGCGCGGTTGGTGAAATAAAAGCACTGGAGCTGGATAGTGAGGATGATCTGCTGCTGGAAGAATAG
- the recJ gene encoding single-stranded-DNA-specific exonuclease RecJ encodes MNTTTKRWITKTLPAQEKARSLAEALNINAYISAMLVQRNIETFEEAKNFFRPSLSQLHDPFLMRDMEKAVTRLMQAIAGNERILIYGDYDVDGTTSVSVFYGFLKNYYTNIEYYIPDRYKEGYGVSKAGIEYARDTNATLIVSLDCGIRAVEMVAYANSFGIDFIICDHHNPGNELPDAVAILDPKQNNCSYPYKELSGCGVGFKLLQALCTRAGYSSELLFEQIDLLAISICSDIVPITGENRILTYFGLQKLNESPRPGIQAIVDVSGLKKAIDVNTVVFTIGPRINAAGRIDHAFAAVELLLAENKTDAANFAANINDHNLVRREFDETITGEALGMIQSNANAATASSTVLYKNDWHKGVIGIVASRCIEHYHRPTIILTQSNGKVAGSARSVPDYDLYEAIDKCSDLLIQFGGHKYAAGLTMEEKNIEAFRTKFEEVVSATIRKEQLIPMISIDLELPLNQIDSRFFNIVRQMGPFGPQNMQPIFVSRNVMDDGTSRILKDKHLKLNIRQQDSVTYPAIGWQMHAFYDRIKNKEPFDICYSLEENEFNGKKTIQLMIRDIQFIKDRTH; translated from the coding sequence TTGAATACGACTACTAAACGCTGGATCACAAAAACATTACCTGCACAGGAGAAGGCACGGTCGCTGGCGGAGGCATTAAATATAAATGCATACATCTCTGCCATGCTTGTGCAGCGCAACATTGAAACATTTGAAGAAGCAAAGAATTTTTTCAGACCGTCTTTATCGCAATTACATGATCCGTTTTTAATGCGCGACATGGAAAAGGCTGTTACGCGACTGATGCAAGCCATTGCCGGGAATGAACGCATACTGATCTATGGCGATTATGATGTGGACGGTACAACATCCGTATCTGTTTTTTATGGTTTCTTAAAAAATTACTATACAAATATCGAATACTATATACCCGATCGGTATAAAGAAGGCTACGGCGTATCAAAAGCCGGCATTGAGTATGCACGCGACACAAATGCAACATTAATCGTTAGTCTGGATTGCGGCATACGTGCGGTTGAAATGGTTGCATACGCGAACTCATTCGGAATTGACTTTATCATTTGTGATCACCACAATCCCGGCAACGAACTGCCGGATGCTGTTGCTATCCTGGATCCGAAACAAAACAATTGTTCTTATCCATACAAAGAACTTTCTGGCTGTGGTGTTGGCTTTAAGCTTTTACAGGCTTTATGCACACGCGCAGGTTATTCCTCCGAATTATTATTTGAACAGATTGATTTACTAGCGATAAGTATTTGCTCAGACATTGTTCCAATAACGGGAGAAAATAGAATTCTAACGTATTTTGGACTTCAAAAACTGAATGAATCACCACGACCGGGTATTCAGGCCATCGTTGATGTTTCAGGTTTGAAAAAAGCGATTGATGTCAACACAGTTGTGTTTACGATCGGTCCCCGTATTAATGCTGCCGGCCGCATTGACCATGCGTTTGCAGCTGTTGAGTTACTGCTCGCTGAAAATAAAACCGATGCAGCAAACTTTGCTGCCAACATCAATGATCATAATTTAGTACGCAGAGAGTTCGATGAAACCATTACAGGTGAAGCCTTGGGAATGATTCAGAGCAATGCAAATGCAGCGACAGCATCTTCAACCGTTTTATATAAAAATGACTGGCATAAAGGTGTGATCGGAATTGTGGCCTCACGCTGCATTGAACATTATCACCGTCCTACCATCATCCTTACACAATCAAACGGTAAAGTAGCAGGTTCGGCGCGTTCAGTACCCGATTACGACCTATATGAAGCGATCGATAAATGTTCAGACTTATTGATTCAGTTCGGCGGACATAAATACGCGGCAGGTTTAACGATGGAAGAAAAAAACATTGAAGCATTCCGTACAAAGTTTGAAGAAGTTGTATCCGCAACGATCCGCAAAGAGCAGCTTATACCAATGATTTCCATTGATTTAGAATTGCCGTTGAATCAGATTGATAGCCGGTTCTTCAATATCGTTCGGCAAATGGGGCCGTTTGGTCCGCAAAATATGCAGCCCATATTTGTATCCAGGAATGTGATGGACGACGGCACATCCAGAATCTTAAAAGACAAACACCTAAAATTGAACATTCGTCAGCAAGATTCTGTAACTTACCCTGCAATCGGATGGCAAATGCATGCTTTTTATGACCGTATAAAAAATAAAGAGCCGTTTGACATTTGTTATTCGCTGGAAGAAAATGAATTCAATGGTAAAAAAACGATTCAACTCATGATTCGTGACATTCAATTTATAAAAGACAGAACCCATTAA
- a CDS encoding GH3 auxin-responsive promoter family protein produces MIPLFNFAIKQFMNQRMKNIRGFMEHPIETQQRVLKNLLQQAALTEWGKTHGYKDIQSNEQFAQQVPVSTYETFYPWIERCLKGEQQILWQSDIDWFSKSSGTTNAKSKFIPVSKESLKDCHYKGGMDLLTLYFDNAPESKLFQGKSLAVGGSCSPNPHRDNSKIGDISAVIMANLPTWAQYARTPSIQTALMNEWEAKIDKLAEECSKENVTNLSGVPTWAVLLLEYMLEKSGKENMLEIWPHFECFFHGAVSFHPYKTAFQKFFPSDKVRYMETYNASEGFFGVQDDLSRDDLLLYLDHGIYYEFIPIDEIDAEFPKTISLEQVQLNEAYALVISTNSGLWRYNVGDVVRFTSITPYRIKITGRTKHYINVFGEELMVENAEMAVSKACEATNAVLANFTAGPIYFNNENKGGHEWIIEFETAPGDKDRFTQLLDQFLKELNSDYEAKRYKDMALLLPTIHFVPEGTFYKWLKLKGKLGGQHKVPRLSNNREYLEDILTKCL; encoded by the coding sequence ATGATTCCACTTTTTAATTTTGCGATTAAACAATTCATGAATCAACGGATGAAAAACATCCGAGGATTCATGGAACATCCGATTGAAACGCAGCAACGTGTTTTAAAGAACCTGTTACAGCAGGCAGCTTTAACTGAGTGGGGTAAAACACATGGGTATAAAGACATTCAATCCAACGAACAGTTTGCGCAGCAGGTACCAGTTTCAACCTATGAAACATTCTACCCATGGATCGAGCGCTGCCTGAAAGGTGAACAGCAGATCCTGTGGCAATCAGACATCGATTGGTTTTCAAAATCTTCCGGCACTACAAATGCAAAAAGTAAATTCATTCCCGTTTCGAAAGAATCCTTAAAAGATTGCCATTATAAAGGTGGCATGGATTTGCTGACCTTGTATTTTGACAATGCTCCGGAAAGCAAATTATTTCAGGGGAAATCATTAGCGGTTGGAGGGTCGTGTTCACCCAATCCACACCGCGACAATTCAAAGATCGGCGATATTTCAGCCGTAATCATGGCAAACCTGCCTACCTGGGCACAGTACGCGCGTACACCATCCATTCAGACTGCATTGATGAATGAGTGGGAAGCTAAGATTGATAAGTTGGCCGAAGAATGCTCGAAAGAGAATGTAACAAATTTGTCCGGTGTGCCTACCTGGGCAGTATTGCTGTTAGAGTACATGCTGGAAAAAAGCGGAAAAGAAAACATGCTTGAGATCTGGCCGCACTTTGAATGTTTCTTTCACGGGGCCGTTTCATTTCATCCATATAAAACGGCTTTTCAAAAATTCTTTCCATCCGATAAGGTCCGTTATATGGAAACATACAATGCATCCGAAGGATTTTTTGGTGTGCAGGATGATCTGAGCAGAGATGATCTGCTGCTGTATTTAGATCATGGTATTTATTATGAATTTATTCCGATCGATGAAATTGATGCGGAGTTTCCCAAAACAATATCGCTGGAGCAAGTACAGCTGAATGAAGCCTATGCGCTGGTAATCTCTACCAATAGTGGCTTGTGGCGGTATAACGTAGGTGATGTGGTGCGCTTCACTTCGATTACACCTTACAGAATAAAAATTACCGGCCGCACCAAACATTATATCAATGTGTTCGGCGAAGAGCTGATGGTTGAAAATGCAGAGATGGCTGTTTCAAAAGCATGTGAAGCTACAAATGCCGTACTGGCCAATTTTACTGCGGGCCCGATTTATTTCAACAATGAAAACAAAGGCGGTCACGAATGGATCATAGAATTTGAAACAGCGCCAGGTGATAAAGATCGGTTTACACAGTTGCTGGATCAGTTCTTAAAAGAGCTGAACTCCGATTATGAAGCCAAGCGCTACAAAGACATGGCCTTGTTGTTACCAACGATACATTTTGTTCCGGAAGGCACTTTTTATAAATGGCTCAAGCTGAAAGGCAAGCTGGGCGGGCAACACAAAGTACCACGCTTATCTAATAACAGGGAGTACCTGGAAGATATATTGACGAAGTGTTTGTAG